The DNA region ACAGGCTGGATGCCGATGCAAAAGTTTGAGCCGATGACCAAGGACTTTCCGACCTTCGACTGTGACGCGCATGTCACCGAGCCGCCCTGGATCTGGGAGCGGGCCAAGGACTGGCTGAGCACGGACGAGCTGGAAGCCCTCAAGACCACCATGTGGTACGACGCCGAGACCAAGCAGCTGATTGTGAACGGCATCCCCGGAGCGGGAATCGGCTCACAGCGGATCGGCGGAGCACGGGGTAAGCTCAACGCTATCTCCCTGGCCGGACCGGGGCTCAAGCACGATATCCAGCGCGCCCTGTACGTCCGCAACTTGAATCGCAAGACCGCCCTGAGCGCAGAGCAGGCCGACTATCTGGATCACAAGGGTTCCTACCGACCCAAGGAGCGGCTGCGCGATATGGATGTCCAGGGTATCGATCAGGTCATGATCATCCCGACCGATATCGTGGGCGCCAAGGCCATGTGCAAGGCCTACAACGAGTGGGCCTACGAGTACTGTCAGGAGGACCCTCAGCGTCTGTTCTTTGCCGCCCTGCTGCCCATGCAAGACCCCAAGTTTGCCGCCCAGGAGGTCCACCGGGTGGCGGCCAAGGGCTGTCGGGTGGGCTTGATCCGCCCGGTTGACGCCATGGGCAACTATCCGCTCCAGCCCAAGTACGAGCCGGTGTGGCGGGCGATGGAGGAGACCGGGGTGGTGTACGGCATGCACCCCTTTCCGGCCTTTGGCTCGCTCAAGCCCTCGGGCTATGCCGAGCAGTACTCGGGCGCCGAGCTGATCGCCCGGACCATTATTTCCTCGGGTTTGCCCCACTCGTTTCTGACCAACGTCCAGAACTTCCAGGCCGAGGCCGCACTGTGGGTGACTATGGTGCTGATGTCGGGCTTCTTTGACCGCCATCCCCAGCTGCGGGCGGCCGTGTTCGAGGCGTCTTCGACCTGGCTCAGCTTTCTGCTCGACCGTTGCGACAAGTTCTACAAGCTGTACCGTAACGAGCGGGAGCTGCCACCGCTC from Desulfurellaceae bacterium includes:
- a CDS encoding amidohydrolase family protein, whose amino-acid sequence is MPMQKFEPMTKDFPTFDCDAHVTEPPWIWERAKDWLSTDELEALKTTMWYDAETKQLIVNGIPGAGIGSQRIGGARGKLNAISLAGPGLKHDIQRALYVRNLNRKTALSAEQADYLDHKGSYRPKERLRDMDVQGIDQVMIIPTDIVGAKAMCKAYNEWAYEYCQEDPQRLFFAALLPMQDPKFAAQEVHRVAAKGCRVGLIRPVDAMGNYPLQPKYEPVWRAMEETGVVYGMHPFPAFGSLKPSGYAEQYSGAELIARTIISSGLPHSFLTNVQNFQAEAALWVTMVLMSGFFDRHPQLRAAVFEASSTWLSFLLDRCDKFYKLYRNERELPPLKRLPSETFFEHCVTGFEGDEAPPSRDILAWSSDVYHHDGDDAWRAIKTMQTCGLPASAQAQFLGANARKLYHIETPREFIRERVTEIERPDWWPTEVEVQHALQPEAALIRPYRERGRPVNGQARAKGSEGGRV